One region of Natronobacterium texcoconense genomic DNA includes:
- the pstB gene encoding phosphate ABC transporter ATP-binding protein PstB encodes MATQENENSLITTEVQTENTGRSDRSHETVLEAQSLDVYYGDDRALSDVSIEIPEHEVTAIIGPSGCGKSTFLRSINRMNDQIDVCRVDGELHFRGKNVYDADVDPVALRRKVGQVFQKPNPFPKSIYDNVAYGLRVQGKADDVDLDDAVERALRGAALWDEVHDKLDSSGLDLSGGQQQRLCIARAIATDPEVILMDEPTSALDPVAASKIEDLIDDLVEDYTVVIVTHNMQQAARISDKTAVFLTGGELVEFDDTATIFENPEDDRVEDYITGKFG; translated from the coding sequence ATGGCAACACAAGAGAACGAGAACTCGCTGATCACAACTGAAGTACAGACCGAGAACACGGGACGATCCGATCGTTCACACGAGACCGTCCTCGAGGCCCAGAGCCTCGACGTCTACTACGGCGACGATCGAGCGCTGTCGGACGTCTCGATCGAGATTCCCGAACACGAAGTGACCGCGATCATCGGCCCGTCGGGCTGTGGGAAATCGACGTTCCTGCGCTCGATCAATCGGATGAACGACCAGATCGACGTCTGTCGCGTCGACGGCGAACTCCACTTCCGCGGGAAGAACGTCTACGACGCCGACGTCGATCCGGTCGCCTTGCGTCGGAAAGTCGGTCAGGTCTTCCAGAAGCCCAACCCGTTCCCCAAGTCGATCTACGACAACGTCGCCTACGGGCTCCGCGTCCAGGGGAAAGCCGACGACGTCGATCTCGACGATGCCGTCGAACGTGCCCTACGAGGGGCGGCGCTGTGGGACGAAGTCCACGACAAACTCGATAGCTCCGGGCTCGACCTCTCGGGCGGCCAGCAACAGCGGCTCTGTATCGCCCGCGCGATCGCGACCGATCCCGAGGTCATCCTGATGGACGAACCGACCTCGGCGCTCGATCCCGTCGCAGCCTCGAAGATCGAAGATCTCATCGACGACCTCGTCGAGGACTATACGGTCGTCATCGTCACCCACAACATGCAGCAGGCGGCCCGTATCTCCGACAAGACTGCCGTCTTCCTCACCGGTGGCGAACTCGTCGAGTTCGACGACACTGCAACGATCTTCGAGAATCCCGAAGACGACCGTGTCGAGGACTACATTACCGGAAAATTCGGATAA
- the phoU gene encoding phosphate signaling complex protein PhoU, with amino-acid sequence MSRQEYQQQLDTLREDVLEMSDIVCSRLRKALEALETKDEALAEEVITGDHEINELYLELEGDCIDLLALQQPVAGDLRFVAASFKIITDLERIADLATNLGEYTKRADRDRYPDIDIRHIGTETVEMLEAAMAAYASDDADATYDIAAMDERVDHLCEQASEVVVRDLLETDIGDDSLLEDVERMLLTIRDLERIGDHAVNVAARTLYMVENDDELIY; translated from the coding sequence ATGTCACGACAAGAGTACCAACAACAGCTCGATACGTTGCGCGAGGACGTCCTCGAGATGAGCGATATCGTCTGCAGTCGCCTCCGGAAGGCACTCGAAGCACTCGAGACGAAAGACGAAGCCCTCGCCGAGGAGGTGATCACCGGCGATCACGAGATCAACGAACTGTACCTCGAACTCGAAGGCGACTGTATCGACCTGCTGGCGCTCCAGCAGCCGGTAGCTGGCGACCTCCGGTTTGTTGCCGCCTCGTTCAAGATCATCACCGATCTCGAGCGGATCGCCGACCTCGCGACGAATCTGGGCGAGTACACCAAACGAGCGGATCGGGACCGCTATCCCGACATCGACATCCGTCACATCGGGACGGAAACCGTCGAGATGCTGGAAGCAGCGATGGCCGCGTACGCGAGCGACGACGCCGACGCGACGTACGACATCGCCGCGATGGACGAACGGGTAGATCACCTCTGTGAACAGGCGAGCGAGGTCGTCGTCAGGGACCTGCTCGAGACCGACATCGGCGACGACTCGCTGCTCGAGGACGTCGAGCGGATGCTGTTGACGATCCGCGATCTCGAGCGCATCGGTGACCACGCGGTCAACGTCGCCGCGCGAACGCTGTACATGGTCGAGAACGACGACGAGTTGATCTACTGA
- a CDS encoding ABC transporter permease, whose amino-acid sequence MTDAALETFLEYATESVVVTGFVQIAIAAVLTVLVLGVVYLRQLGFEREVVTTAVRGLIQVVAAGAVIDILLAAHVAWAGVVLAFMIVVAAWISYKRGTALPGVFRTSIVSIGFGAGLTIVAMTFAGAIETTMRDLVVIGSMIIANAMQTNSLALDRFTGEIASNRNEIEALLSVGASPDEAITEYVSTSVYAALIPTLDAIKSLGIVKIPGLMAGMIIAGANPIYAAQYQFVIMLMIFAAGGLTVVANTLLLSRRVFTDAKQLDETVIEAIDA is encoded by the coding sequence ATGACGGACGCCGCGCTCGAGACCTTCCTCGAGTACGCGACGGAATCGGTCGTCGTCACGGGATTCGTCCAGATCGCTATCGCCGCCGTCCTGACGGTGCTCGTCCTCGGCGTCGTCTACCTCCGACAGCTGGGATTCGAACGGGAGGTCGTCACGACCGCCGTTCGCGGCCTGATACAGGTGGTTGCGGCCGGCGCGGTCATCGACATACTGCTCGCAGCACACGTCGCGTGGGCCGGCGTCGTCCTCGCGTTCATGATCGTCGTCGCGGCGTGGATCTCCTACAAGCGGGGGACGGCGCTGCCGGGCGTGTTCAGGACCTCGATCGTCTCGATCGGATTCGGAGCCGGTCTGACCATTGTCGCGATGACGTTCGCGGGCGCAATCGAGACGACGATGCGAGATCTCGTCGTCATCGGGAGTATGATTATCGCGAACGCGATGCAGACGAACTCCCTCGCGCTCGATCGATTTACCGGCGAGATCGCGTCCAACCGCAACGAGATCGAGGCGCTGTTGAGCGTCGGCGCATCGCCCGACGAGGCCATCACCGAGTACGTATCGACGAGCGTCTACGCCGCGCTGATCCCGACGCTCGACGCCATCAAGAGCCTCGGAATCGTCAAGATCCCCGGGCTGATGGCGGGGATGATCATCGCCGGCGCGAACCCGATCTACGCGGCACAGTACCAGTTCGTGATCATGCTGATGATCTTCGCCGCCGGCGGTCTGACGGTCGTCGCGAACACGCTCTTGCTCAGCCGGCGGGTGTTCACCGACGCGAAACAGCTAGACGAGACGGTGATCGAGGCGATCGACGCCTAA
- a CDS encoding ABC transporter ATP-binding protein, translating into MVAKLETDSLTRVVDGERIVDAVSLSVHESNVLAVIGSSGAGKSSFLRLLNRLDEPTDGTVYLEGTDYREIEPQELRQRVGFVPQDPALRPGTVRENVGVGDRIRDEPIDDERVRRLLERLQLPGYEDRSVDDLSGGERQRVAIARTLYVDPEVLLLDEPTSHLDTETESKIERLLEELIQTDNLTCVLVTHDTSQAERLGDRVAEFDGGAVVAEGTPEEVIA; encoded by the coding sequence ATGGTCGCGAAGCTCGAAACCGACTCTCTGACGCGGGTCGTCGACGGCGAGCGGATCGTCGACGCCGTCTCGCTCTCCGTTCACGAATCGAACGTCCTCGCCGTCATCGGATCGTCGGGGGCCGGGAAGTCGTCGTTCCTGCGGCTGCTCAACCGTCTCGACGAGCCCACCGACGGGACGGTCTATCTCGAGGGCACCGACTACCGCGAGATCGAACCTCAGGAGCTACGCCAGCGGGTCGGGTTCGTCCCGCAGGACCCGGCGCTTCGCCCCGGGACCGTCCGGGAGAACGTCGGCGTCGGCGACCGAATCCGTGACGAACCGATCGACGACGAACGGGTGCGGCGTCTGCTCGAGCGACTGCAATTACCGGGGTACGAGGACCGGAGCGTCGACGACCTCTCGGGTGGCGAGCGACAGCGGGTCGCTATCGCGCGGACGCTCTACGTCGATCCCGAGGTGCTGTTGCTCGACGAGCCGACCTCCCACCTGGATACGGAGACGGAGTCGAAAATCGAACGGCTCCTCGAGGAACTCATACAGACCGACAACCTGACCTGCGTCCTCGTCACCCACGACACCTCACAGGCCGAGCGACTCGGTGACCGCGTCGCCGAGTTCGACGGTGGCGCGGTCGTCGCCGAGGGGACGCCCGAGGAGGTGATCGCATGA
- the lrpA1 gene encoding HTH-type transcriptional regulator LrpA1: MSTQATEDRILEVLEEDAQASYAEIAERADVSKPTVRKYINQLEEEGVIVGYSAEIDPKKLSSQTIALVGLDVASERYVEATKALKALEEIEALYSSSGDHMLMAEVRAADGDELGEFISEELLEIEGVTAAHPSFLQERLK, from the coding sequence ATGAGTACCCAGGCGACGGAAGATCGCATCCTCGAAGTACTCGAAGAGGATGCACAGGCGTCGTACGCCGAGATCGCGGAACGGGCGGACGTCTCGAAACCAACGGTTCGCAAGTACATCAACCAACTAGAGGAAGAGGGCGTCATCGTCGGCTACTCCGCCGAAATCGACCCCAAGAAACTCTCGAGCCAGACGATCGCGCTGGTCGGCCTCGACGTCGCCAGCGAACGCTACGTCGAGGCGACGAAGGCGCTGAAAGCCCTCGAGGAGATCGAAGCGCTGTATAGCTCGAGCGGCGACCACATGCTGATGGCCGAAGTGCGCGCCGCCGACGGCGACGAACTCGGCGAGTTCATCTCCGAAGAGCTACTCGAGATCGAAGGCGTCACCGCTGCACATCCGTCGTTCCTGCAGGAGCGGCTCAAGTAA
- a CDS encoding DUF5815 family protein, producing the protein MAEPRVPGSDPERHLELPCGQTIDPHDIDLGMREYSCSCGESHAVVTDAHPPSRFFPESLVAVLRETIETDDEFDQFGTPHLMGVALEEFPEKVATYDASDDGAVGYAMVWLFDFDSRRLHEVVVELVVELMEHAISHADDDSAISEFESQMLEFDVSEFVEQYRAQRDFDGAGDRPV; encoded by the coding sequence ATGGCAGAGCCCCGCGTCCCGGGTTCCGATCCCGAGCGACACCTCGAGTTACCCTGCGGGCAGACGATCGACCCTCACGACATCGACCTCGGCATGCGCGAGTACTCCTGTTCCTGCGGGGAGTCTCACGCGGTCGTTACCGACGCCCACCCGCCCTCGCGGTTCTTCCCGGAGTCGCTGGTCGCCGTCCTCCGGGAGACGATCGAGACCGACGACGAGTTCGACCAGTTCGGCACGCCACACCTGATGGGCGTCGCTCTGGAAGAGTTCCCCGAGAAAGTCGCCACGTACGACGCCAGCGACGACGGCGCAGTCGGCTACGCAATGGTGTGGCTCTTCGACTTCGACTCCCGACGACTCCACGAGGTCGTCGTCGAACTCGTCGTCGAACTGATGGAACACGCGATCAGCCACGCCGACGACGATTCCGCGATCAGCGAGTTCGAATCCCAGATGCTCGAGTTCGACGTCAGCGAGTTCGTCGAACAGTACCGGGCCCAGCGGGATTTCGACGGTGCAGGCGACCGACCCGTCTGA